In one Flavobacteriales bacterium genomic region, the following are encoded:
- the paaB gene encoding 1,2-phenylacetyl-CoA epoxidase subunit PaaB, protein MTDNPNNWPLWEIFIQSKRGLEHKHVGSLHAADAQMAIENARDVYTRRQEGQSIWVVPAGAISSSQPDDAAMLFDPADDKTYRHPTFYTMPEGAKYI, encoded by the coding sequence ATGACCGACAACCCGAACAACTGGCCCCTCTGGGAGATCTTCATCCAGAGCAAGCGCGGCCTGGAGCACAAGCATGTGGGCAGCCTGCACGCCGCCGACGCACAGATGGCCATCGAGAACGCCCGCGACGTGTACACCCGCCGCCAGGAAGGCCAGAGCATCTGGGTGGTGCCCGCCGGCGCCATCAGCAGCAGCCAGCCCGATGATGCAGCGATGCTGTTCGACCCCGCCGACGACAAGACCTACCGGCACCCCACCTTCTACACCATGCCCGAGGGGGCGAAATACATTTAG
- the paaA gene encoding 1,2-phenylacetyl-CoA epoxidase subunit A yields the protein MTDVKNLEELFQAKIDAEQKIEPKDWMPEKYRKTLIRQISQHAHSEVVGMLPEGNWITRAPNLRRKAILLAKVQDEAGHGLYLYSACETLGVSREQTIDDLLSGKAKYSSIFNYPTLTWADIGAIGWLVDGAAIMNQVMLCRTSYGPYARAMVRICKEESFHQRQGYEIMAVLAKGTPEQKEMAQDALNRWWWPSLMMFGPTDANSPHSAESMKWKIKRQSNDELRQTFIDRTVQQAEVIGLTIPDPKLKWNEATQHYDFGEIDWTEFNNVVAGNGPCNKERLAARNKAHDNGAWVREAALAHAAKKAKKKQAA from the coding sequence ATGACGGACGTTAAGAACCTGGAAGAGCTGTTCCAAGCCAAGATCGACGCCGAACAGAAGATCGAGCCGAAGGACTGGATGCCCGAGAAATACCGAAAGACCCTCATCCGCCAGATCAGCCAGCACGCGCACAGCGAGGTGGTGGGCATGCTGCCGGAGGGCAACTGGATTACCCGGGCCCCCAACCTGCGCCGCAAGGCCATCCTGCTCGCCAAGGTGCAGGACGAGGCTGGCCATGGTCTCTACCTGTACAGCGCCTGCGAGACCCTGGGCGTCTCCCGCGAGCAGACCATCGACGACCTGCTGAGCGGCAAGGCCAAGTACAGCAGCATCTTCAACTACCCCACCCTCACCTGGGCCGACATCGGCGCCATCGGCTGGCTGGTGGACGGCGCGGCCATCATGAACCAGGTGATGCTGTGCCGCACCAGCTACGGTCCCTACGCCCGGGCCATGGTGCGCATCTGCAAGGAGGAGAGCTTCCACCAGCGCCAGGGCTACGAGATCATGGCCGTGCTGGCCAAGGGCACGCCCGAGCAGAAGGAGATGGCGCAGGACGCCCTGAACCGGTGGTGGTGGCCCAGCCTGATGATGTTCGGCCCCACGGACGCCAACAGCCCGCACAGCGCCGAGAGCATGAAGTGGAAGATCAAGCGCCAGAGCAACGATGAGCTGCGCCAGACCTTCATCGACCGCACCGTGCAGCAGGCCGAAGTGATCGGCCTCACTATCCCCGACCCGAAGCTGAAGTGGAACGAGGCCACCCAGCATTACGACTTCGGCGAGATCGACTGGACGGAATTCAACAACGTGGTGGCCGGCAACGGTCCCTGCAACAAGGAACGCCTGGCCGCCCGCAACAAGGCCCATGACAACGGCGCCTGGGTGCGCGAGGCCGCGCTGGCCCATGCCGCCAAGAAGGCCAAGAAGAAGCAAGCCGCCTGA
- a CDS encoding ATP-binding protein: MANDRIRVLFVDDEENNLKSFKAAFRRDMDVLLAGSGQEALDLLARETVHVIISDQRMPGMSGSEFLAIARARHPEAMRMLLTGYSDLEAVVRAVNEGGIYAYATKPWDENDLKLRIRQAYEIHQLRQEKEVLLDRYAQVFETTADPIVIVDQRGQVLEANAACARLLGTDREELLRNRFTGYLQDAPALVQRLRCHRSGKDFVNVDLTLRTPQGAVIDCLMTATYLGAQRGHRNVFQAIIKDVTDRRQEEKRLQKLNADLDKRVAVRTAQLLEALEDLGSFSYSVAHDLRSPLKNIAALSELLRTTAEQDEALAECLPYAERIERGARQMIQLVDDLLRFSQTNTREIERREVAVADIVREAASEIAPPERLGQIRVDIGPEALVHADAPMLKVVLHNLLSNALKFTRTVDGPAITVGHAREGDHDHLWVRDNGVGFDAKHKDQAFGAFKRLHKADQFEGTGVGLAIVHRIVAKHGGEAWAESAVGQGTTIHIRIPTAGARPAAMPFGQVA, translated from the coding sequence ATGGCCAACGATCGCATCCGCGTGCTCTTCGTCGATGACGAGGAGAACAACCTGAAGTCCTTCAAAGCCGCATTCCGCAGGGACATGGACGTCCTGCTCGCCGGGTCGGGCCAGGAGGCGCTCGACCTGCTGGCCCGGGAGACGGTGCACGTGATCATCTCCGATCAGCGCATGCCAGGCATGAGCGGCAGCGAATTCCTCGCCATCGCCCGGGCGCGGCACCCGGAGGCCATGCGCATGCTGCTCACCGGCTATTCCGACCTGGAGGCCGTGGTGCGGGCCGTGAACGAAGGGGGCATCTACGCATACGCCACCAAGCCCTGGGACGAGAACGACCTGAAGCTGCGGATCCGCCAGGCCTACGAGATACACCAGCTCAGGCAGGAAAAGGAGGTGCTGCTGGACCGCTACGCCCAGGTGTTCGAGACCACCGCCGACCCGATCGTGATCGTGGACCAGCGCGGCCAGGTGCTCGAGGCGAATGCCGCCTGCGCCCGGCTGCTGGGAACGGACCGGGAGGAACTGCTGAGGAACCGCTTCACGGGATATCTTCAGGACGCCCCTGCGCTCGTGCAACGGCTTCGCTGCCACCGCTCCGGCAAGGACTTCGTGAATGTGGACCTCACCTTGCGCACGCCCCAAGGCGCGGTGATCGACTGCCTGATGACGGCCACCTACCTGGGCGCCCAGCGCGGCCACCGGAACGTCTTCCAGGCGATCATCAAGGATGTGACCGACCGCCGGCAGGAGGAGAAGCGCCTGCAGAAGCTCAATGCCGACCTGGACAAGCGGGTGGCCGTGCGGACTGCACAGCTCCTGGAGGCCCTGGAGGACCTGGGCTCGTTCTCCTACTCCGTGGCGCACGACCTGCGCTCGCCCCTGAAGAACATCGCCGCGCTGAGCGAGTTGCTGCGCACGACGGCCGAGCAGGATGAGGCCCTGGCCGAATGCCTGCCCTACGCCGAGCGCATCGAGCGCGGCGCGCGCCAGATGATCCAGCTCGTGGACGACCTGCTCCGGTTCTCCCAGACCAATACCCGCGAGATCGAGCGGCGCGAGGTGGCGGTTGCCGACATCGTGCGCGAAGCGGCATCCGAGATCGCGCCGCCGGAGCGGCTGGGGCAGATCCGGGTCGATATCGGCCCTGAAGCACTGGTGCACGCCGATGCGCCCATGCTGAAGGTCGTCCTGCACAACCTGCTCTCCAACGCCCTCAAATTCACGCGTACCGTGGACGGGCCAGCGATCACCGTGGGCCATGCCCGTGAAGGCGACCACGACCACCTCTGGGTGAGGGACAACGGCGTGGGCTTCGATGCCAAGCACAAGGACCAGGCCTTCGGCGCCTTCAAGCGACTGCACAAGGCCGATCAGTTCGAGGGTACCGGCGTGGGCCTCGCCATCGTGCACCGCATCGTGGCCAAGCATGGCGGCGAGGCCTGGGCGGAGAGCGCGGTGGGCCAGGGCACCACCATCCACATCCGCATCCCCACGGCCGGCGCCAGGCCGGCTGCGATGCCGTTCGGGCAGGTGGCCTGA
- a CDS encoding HD domain-containing protein gives MPTGHRYTVDPARLDGVADEPLFAAVAAEAAQQGIPAFAIGGYVRDRLIGRPCKDIDFVVEGDGIAFAEAVAKRLDAGAVHVFRNYGTAMFMLGELQVEFVGARKESYNRNSRKPEVEPGTIKDDQERRDFTINALAISLNAGSTGALVDPFGGILHLDQGLLRTPLDPDITFSDDPLRMLRAVRFATQLGFTIDPVTFEAIQRNAKRLEIISAERIHAELNKIILAAKPSVGFVLLRESGLMAEFFPEFLDLAGAEERFGIGHKDNFYHTLQVLDNVAQQSNDLWLRWAAVLHDIAKPSTKRFVPGVGWTFHGHEDKGARMVPRIFRRLKLPLDEQMKFVQKLVALHLRPIALTKEEVTDSAIRRLLFDAGDDIDALMILCRADITSKNEKKKDRYLRNYELVMQKLKDVEAKDRVRNFQPPITGEDIMRAFNIPPCKLIGDIKTVIKDAILDGVIQNDREQAWALMLETGRKLGVKPVDGVGA, from the coding sequence ATGCCGACCGGGCACCGATACACCGTTGATCCTGCGCGCCTCGATGGCGTTGCCGACGAGCCGCTATTCGCCGCGGTGGCCGCTGAAGCCGCGCAGCAGGGAATACCGGCTTTCGCCATCGGCGGCTACGTGCGGGACCGCTTGATCGGGCGGCCGTGCAAGGACATCGACTTCGTGGTGGAGGGCGATGGCATCGCCTTCGCGGAAGCCGTGGCGAAGCGGCTGGACGCGGGAGCCGTGCATGTCTTCAGGAATTACGGCACAGCCATGTTCATGCTCGGTGAGCTGCAGGTGGAGTTCGTGGGGGCGCGCAAGGAGAGCTACAACCGCAACAGCCGCAAGCCCGAGGTGGAGCCGGGCACCATCAAGGATGATCAGGAGCGCCGCGACTTCACGATCAACGCCCTGGCCATCTCGCTGAATGCGGGGAGCACGGGCGCGCTGGTGGACCCCTTCGGCGGCATCCTGCACCTGGACCAAGGCCTGCTCCGGACCCCGCTCGACCCGGACATCACCTTCAGCGACGACCCCCTGCGCATGCTGCGCGCCGTGCGGTTCGCCACGCAACTCGGCTTCACGATCGATCCGGTCACCTTCGAGGCCATCCAACGAAACGCAAAGCGATTGGAGATCATCAGCGCCGAGCGGATCCATGCGGAGCTGAACAAGATCATCCTCGCGGCCAAGCCCAGCGTAGGCTTCGTCCTGCTCCGTGAGAGCGGGCTGATGGCCGAGTTCTTCCCCGAGTTCCTGGATCTGGCCGGGGCGGAGGAGCGGTTCGGCATCGGCCACAAGGACAACTTCTACCATACGCTGCAGGTGCTCGACAACGTGGCCCAGCAGAGCAATGACCTTTGGCTGCGATGGGCGGCCGTGCTGCACGACATCGCCAAGCCCTCGACGAAGCGCTTCGTGCCGGGGGTCGGCTGGACCTTCCACGGCCACGAGGACAAGGGCGCGCGCATGGTTCCCAGGATCTTCCGCCGCCTGAAGCTGCCGCTTGACGAGCAGATGAAGTTCGTGCAGAAGCTCGTGGCCCTGCACCTGCGGCCGATCGCGCTCACCAAGGAGGAGGTCACCGACAGCGCCATCCGCCGCCTGCTCTTCGATGCCGGCGACGACATCGACGCGCTCATGATCCTCTGCCGTGCCGACATCACCAGCAAGAACGAGAAGAAGAAGGACCGCTACCTGCGGAACTACGAACTGGTGATGCAGAAGCTGAAGGACGTGGAGGCGAAGGACCGCGTGCGCAACTTCCAGCCGCCCATCACCGGCGAGGACATCATGCGCGCCTTCAACATCCCGCCGTGCAAGCTCATCGGCGACATCAAGACCGTGATCAAGGACGCGATCCTGGACGGCGTGATCCAGAATGACCGCGAGCAGGCGTGGGCGCTGATGCTGGAGACCGGAAGGAAGCTGGGGGTGAAGCCGGTTGATGGGGTTGGGGCTTGA
- the paaC gene encoding 1,2-phenylacetyl-CoA epoxidase subunit PaaC translates to MSQALFTYTLRLADDLLILSHRLSEWCGHGPILEEDIALTNRALDHIGEARNLYTYAGQVEGKGRDEDDLAYLRNERQFVNTKLVEQPNGDYAHTIVRSFLFDAYHLPLAEALTKSADAQLAAIAAKAVKEAQYHVKHSSDWLIRFGDGTEESHRRAQEALDNLWTYTGDLFVMDEIHQQLLKAGIAPDLAKIKAAFDATVDKVLGVATLKRPADGFMATGGRQGKHSEHLGYILAEMQYLQRAYPGAEW, encoded by the coding sequence ATGAGCCAGGCACTGTTCACGTATACGCTCCGCCTCGCGGACGACCTCCTCATCCTCAGTCACCGCCTGAGCGAGTGGTGCGGGCACGGGCCCATCCTGGAGGAGGACATCGCCCTCACCAACCGGGCGCTGGACCACATCGGCGAGGCGCGCAACCTGTACACCTACGCCGGCCAGGTGGAGGGCAAGGGTCGCGACGAAGACGACCTCGCCTACCTGCGGAACGAGCGGCAATTCGTGAACACCAAGCTCGTGGAGCAGCCCAACGGCGACTACGCGCACACCATCGTGCGGAGCTTCCTGTTCGATGCCTACCACCTGCCGCTGGCCGAGGCCCTCACCAAGAGCGCCGATGCCCAGTTGGCCGCCATTGCCGCCAAGGCCGTGAAGGAGGCCCAGTACCACGTGAAGCACAGCAGCGACTGGCTGATCCGCTTCGGCGACGGCACTGAGGAGAGCCACCGCCGCGCCCAGGAGGCGCTCGACAACCTGTGGACCTACACCGGCGACCTCTTCGTGATGGATGAGATCCACCAGCAACTGCTGAAGGCCGGCATCGCGCCCGATCTCGCGAAGATCAAGGCCGCCTTCGATGCCACCGTGGATAAGGTGCTGGGTGTGGCCACGCTGAAGCGCCCCGCCGACGGCTTCATGGCCACGGGCGGCCGCCAAGGCAAGCACAGCGAACACCTCGGCTACATCCTGGCCGAGATGCAATACCTGCAGCGCGCGTACCCGGGGGCGGAGTGGTAG
- the paaD gene encoding 1,2-phenylacetyl-CoA epoxidase subunit PaaD, with amino-acid sequence MITKDRILELLDYVKDPEIPAINVLELGVVRQVEVEPDGKAIVTITPTYTGCPAMDVMAADIKKELLEAGVPSVEVRTSLSPAWTTDWITETGKRKLKEYGIAPPEKTADIRALKGEQPVVACPQCGSTNTVMLSAFGSTACKALWNCNDCLEPFDQFKCL; translated from the coding sequence ATGATCACCAAGGACCGCATCCTCGAGCTCCTCGACTACGTGAAGGACCCGGAGATCCCGGCCATCAACGTGCTGGAGCTGGGCGTGGTGCGGCAGGTGGAGGTGGAGCCCGACGGGAAGGCCATCGTCACCATCACGCCCACCTACACCGGCTGCCCGGCCATGGATGTGATGGCGGCCGACATCAAGAAGGAACTGCTGGAGGCGGGCGTGCCTTCCGTGGAGGTGAGGACGAGCCTCTCCCCTGCCTGGACCACGGACTGGATCACCGAGACCGGCAAGCGCAAGCTGAAGGAATACGGCATCGCGCCGCCCGAGAAGACCGCCGACATCCGCGCGCTGAAGGGCGAACAACCCGTGGTGGCCTGTCCGCAATGCGGCTCCACGAACACCGTGATGCTCTCCGCCTTCGGCAGCACGGCCTGCAAGGCGCTGTGGAATTGCAACGACTGCCTGGAGCCCTTCGATCAGTTCAAGTGCTTGTGA
- a CDS encoding 2Fe-2S iron-sulfur cluster-binding protein, with amino-acid sequence MSRFHTLEVSAVHHETPESIVIDFAVPEASRSDFAFQHGQYLTLRLTVDGEELRRSYSICSCPLDAGGLSIAVKKVPHGRASTQLVDKLKPGMRIEAMPPMGGFTTPLDPSKARHFVLFAAGSGITPIMSILETVLRTEPRSRVTLFYGNRSEDAIIFKRKLGEMAAAHPDRLHVHHIISQGRGADALHQGRITGERASALMDAFASDELGKEYFVCGPEQMIAAVREVLEGRGVDRRSIHFELFTTPVAAPVEKKAAAAGEASFTGVADVKVILDGREHELKVPARGDAVLDAALDAGLDVPFACKGAVCCTCKARVLEGRVEMEMNYALTDDEVADGYVLTCQTHPRSQRVVIDYDQH; translated from the coding sequence ATGTCCCGATTCCACACCCTTGAGGTGTCCGCCGTGCATCATGAGACGCCCGAGAGCATCGTCATCGATTTCGCTGTTCCAGAGGCATCCCGTTCGGACTTCGCGTTCCAGCATGGCCAGTACCTCACGCTCCGCCTGACGGTGGATGGCGAGGAGCTCCGGCGCTCCTACAGCATCTGCAGCTGTCCGTTGGATGCGGGCGGGCTGAGCATCGCTGTGAAGAAGGTGCCCCATGGCCGCGCCAGCACGCAGCTCGTGGACAAGCTGAAGCCGGGCATGCGAATCGAGGCGATGCCCCCGATGGGGGGCTTCACCACGCCGCTCGACCCCTCGAAGGCGCGCCACTTCGTCCTGTTCGCTGCGGGCAGCGGGATCACGCCGATCATGAGCATCCTGGAGACCGTGCTGAGGACCGAGCCGCGGAGCCGGGTGACGCTTTTCTACGGCAACCGCTCGGAGGACGCCATCATCTTCAAGCGCAAGCTGGGTGAGATGGCCGCGGCGCACCCCGACCGTCTCCATGTCCATCACATCATCAGCCAGGGCCGTGGTGCAGATGCGCTTCACCAGGGCCGCATCACCGGTGAGCGCGCATCCGCCCTGATGGATGCTTTTGCCTCCGATGAGCTGGGCAAGGAGTACTTCGTCTGCGGGCCTGAGCAGATGATCGCTGCCGTGCGCGAGGTGCTGGAAGGGAGGGGCGTCGACCGCAGGAGCATCCATTTCGAGCTGTTCACCACGCCGGTGGCGGCACCTGTCGAGAAAAAGGCGGCTGCTGCGGGTGAGGCCTCGTTCACCGGCGTGGCCGATGTCAAGGTGATCCTCGATGGCCGGGAGCATGAGCTGAAGGTGCCCGCCCGGGGCGATGCCGTGCTGGATGCCGCGCTCGATGCGGGGCTCGATGTGCCGTTCGCCTGCAAGGGCGCGGTCTGCTGCACCTGCAAGGCACGGGTGCTCGAGGGCCGGGTGGAGATGGAGATGAATTACGCGCTGACGGACGACGAGGTGGCCGATGGCTACGTGCTCACCTGTCAGACCCACCCACGCTCGCAGCGCGTGGTGATCGACTACGACCAGCACTAG